GCACTCATATTGCTCCTTCTCTCCATTGTCGGCCGGCCCATGCCGGCACCACACATCCGGGTGAACCCACCCGGATCGGTCGTTGTTCCGCCTCCGCGCGGCGATCTCGTCACGCGAGCGTGAAGAGCCGCTCCCCCGGGCCCACCGCGGTCCCGGGTGCGGCGGGCTGCTCGACCCGGGCGGCGCCGAGCGCGATCACGGGCACGAGCGGGCTGAGCGCTCCCAGGGCGGACAGGTCCCACGTGATGAGCGGGTCGCCGGCGCGCACGTCGGCCCCGACGGCGGTGTGCGCCCGGAACGGGCCGCCGCCCAGGGTCACGGTGTCGATGCCCAGGTGCACGAGGATGCCCGCGTCGCCGCTCTCGATCACGAACGCGTGCGGGTGGAGCACGGCGACCCGCCCGTCGACGGGGGCGAGCACCGAGATCGCGCCCTCGCCCGCCGCGCCGGCGGACCGGGCCGGATCGATCGCGCGGCCCGGGCCGACCAGTTCCTCGGCGAAGACCGTGTCGGGCACCGACGCGAGCGCCACGATCTCCCCGGCGAGCGGGGCGAGTACAGCGATCATCGCCCGGCCCCGCCCGCAGGCTCCCCCGCGAGTTCACGCAGGTCGGCCGCGATCGCACCGACGAGGGAGGTGAAGCGCACGGATCCGCGCACGTCGTCCACGAGCACGGCCCGCCCGGAACCGTCGGCCAGCGGCAGCCGCCCGCTGGGATAGCCGCCGGCGGGATCGGGCATCGACTGCGGGCGCCGCTCGCCCACCGCGTCGGCGAGCGCCACCGAGACGAGCCGGGCCGGGGTGCGCACGAGCGCCCGATAGAGCGCCTCGATCACCTCCCGCTCCGTGGCCTCGAGCGGGAGGAGGTACTGCTCTCGCAGCGCGGTGAGGGTGCGCTCGCGCCGGCTCCGGGCCGCGAGCCGCGCGCCCGCCAGATCCTCGAGGAGGCCGAGTCGATCGGCCAGGTCGAGGTGCTCCCCGGCGAGGAAGCCGGCGCTCGGAATCGTATCGACGACGACGCTCGCCAGCGTGGTCGTCGGCAGCTGGGCGGGGCCCAGGTCCCAGACGCGCGCGGTCCGCCAGAACTCGCCCGGGAGCTCGCGCGCGGCATCGGCCTCCGGACCGGCCGCCGAGCTGTCGGCCGGGCCGGGCGCCGGGCCGTCGGTCTGATCGTCCCGGGCCCCGCGGCCGTCAGCGCGGCCGGTCGCGGGCTCGTCGAGCACGAGGAGCCGGTTCCCGGCGGCGGCGGCAATGAGGCTGCCCACGTCGGTCAGTTCGGTTTCGGCGAGCGCGGGGTGGAGGGGGCGGTCGATGCCGGTGTCCGCGGGCAGGTGCACGAGCAGCCCCCCGCAGGTGCGACCGGCCGTGCGGATCCAGTGCGCCCAGCGCAGCGACGGGTCGAGGGTGCACCAGGTGGCCGCGCGGGCCGCCTCCAGGTCGACCGGGGCGAGGATCCCGATCGTCATTCCCGCGATCCGCGCGGCCCGCTGCGCCCGCGCGGCCTGCTCGGTGCCGATCCACGCCAGCCACGTGTAGAAGCGTTCGGGCGAGTCCGTACCGGCCTCCGGGGTGCCCGCGGCCTCGACGCAGGCGCGCGCGTGCTCGGCCAGCAGCTGCCCGCCGCGTTCCCGGAACACGGCGAAGGCCTCCTCGCGGGCCGCGGAGCGTCCGGCCGCGTAGATGGTCTCGAGCGCGGACCGCTTCGCCTCCCAGGCGGCCGCCGGGTCGATCGCGGCGGCGTCGGTGTTCCACGGGCGCACCGCCTCGGTTCCCCACTCCACGAGGGTGCGCTGGGCCCCGGGCAGGTAGGCCACCTCGCGGATGTCCTCGGGGCGGATGTGGATCGGGTCCGGGAAGGGCCCGCGCGGCAGCCCGGATCCGCCCATCCGGGCTGACTCGGCTGAATCGGACGCACCTCCTGCAGCGACTCGATCGGCCGAATCGGCTGGATCGGCTGAATCGGCTGGGCTGCCTGCAGCGACTCGAGCGGCTGGATCAGCTGGATCAGCTGAAGCGGCTGGATCGGTGTGACCGGCCGGCGCGAGTCGCGCGACCGGAGGATTGAGCTGGAGGAAGTCGGCCCCGGCGCGGGCCGCGACGACGGCGAGGTCGGCCAGGTCGGCCCAGTCCCCGATCCCCCACGAGCGCGCGCTCCGCACGGCGTGCAGGTCGAGACTCAGGCCCCAGCCTCGGCCGCCGTACTCCTGCCGGCCGAACCGGGGTGGGCGGTGGATCGCGGCCTCCTCGCCGCGGCCCGGTGCGGCCTCGGCGCCCTCGCCGCCCGCTCGCACGGCGGCGGCCTCGAGGCCGTCGGGCTCGGGCGCCACGATGACGGGGGCGCGAGCCGTGCTCAGCTCGCCGGCATGGTCGATCGTGGCCACGAGTTCGTGCCAACCCGCGGGAACGCCCACGAGCGAGAAGCGTGCGCGACCCAGCCGGGCGCCGTCCACAAGCTCGGCGGGAGTCCAGTCCTCGACCTGGGCGAGCAGCGCCTGCCCGCCCTGCTCGAGCTCCGCCCGCAGGAGCACGTGGGCACCGTCGGGAACGTGCACGGGAACGGTCGCGCCGGCGCCGACGCGGCCCAGCACGAGCGGCGGCAGCACCTCGCGCCAGCGATCGTCGACGGTGACGGCTCCCTTGAGCACGTTTTCCACATCTCTCCCCTGGTGTCGGGACGGGTGTTCCATGATTTTGCCAGACGCCGGGCGGGAGCGGACACGACGACGCCCCCGAACGCGCGTCCGGGGGCGTGAAGGTCTCGGTTCAGCTCCGCAGCGCCCGCACGTTCTCGGCGAGCACGTCGGCCTCGGGGCCGACGACGACCTGCACCACCCGCCCTGAACGGACCACGCCGAAGGCGCCGCTGGCGCGCAGGGCGTCCTCGTTCACGAGGCCCGGGTCCGTCACCTCCACGCGCAGCCGTGTGATGCACGGTTCGAGCTCCACCACGTTGGTGCTTCCGCCAAGAGCCGCGAGGATCTCTTCCGCCTTACTCACTGTGTCTCCTGCTCCCGCTTTTAGTGTGACTCAGGCCATTGTAGGCCGACGGACCCGCCGATGCGCCAGGAAGCGGATGATCGGGTTCGAGACCGACGGTCGGCGTCGCCTCCGACGCGATGAGGCGGGTCCGGGTCGCCTCGGGTCGTCGCCGTCAGGCGAAGTCGGTCCCGGTGGCCTCGTGCACGCCGGTGATCATCGCAACGACCTCCTCGGGTTTCGTGTCCCGGGTCTCCAGGTGCCCGACCATGCGGCCGTGCCGCAGCACCCACACCGTGTCCACCAGGTCGAATACCTGGCGCAGGTTGTGGCTGATCATCAGCATGGCGATCCCCTGACGCTTGAGGCCGCGGATGATCTCCTCGACCTTCGCGGTCTCCTGCACGCCCAGGGCCGCGGTCGGCTCGTCGAGCACGATGATGCGCGAGCCCCACCCCGCCGCGCGCGCGATCGCCACGCCCTGCCGCTGCCCGCCCGACATGCCGAGCACCGGCGCGTGAAGATCGGGGATCTGCACGCCGGTCGTGGCCAGGATGTCGCGGGCCTTGGAGCGCATCGACTTGACGTTGAGGACGCTGAACGGGCCCAGCCGCAGCCGGTACTCCTCCCGGCCGAGGAAGAGGTTGGCCGCCACGTCGAGGTGCTCCGCCAGGGCCAGCGTCTGATACACGGTCTCGATGCCGGCCCTGCGGGCGTCGAGGGGCGAGTGGAAGTGCACGATGTTGCCGCCGAACCACACCTGCCCACGGTCGGGGGTGTCGGCGCCGGTCAGGATCTTGACCAGCGTCGACTTCCCGGCCCCGTTGTCGCCCACCAGCGCGACGTGCTCGCCCTGACGGACCTCAAGGTCGACCTCGGCCAGCGCCTGCAGGCCGCCGAAGCGCTTGCTCACCTTGCGCGCCTGCAGGAGGGGTCCGAGCACCGTGGTGCTATTGGACATACTGCAACCAGGGGTCGTCGTCGGGCAACGGCGGGTTCGAACAACTCGGATCGAGGATGGCCTGATACTTCTCCTCGTTCATGTTGTCGGTCGTGACGGCGTAGATTCCGGTGTCCTCGCTCTTGACCTCGACGCCGTTGCGGATGTGCTGCACCATGGCCACGACCGAGTCGAAGCCCATGCGGAACGGGTTCTGAACGATCAGGGCGCTGATCTCGCCGGTGCCGAGCGACTTGACCTCGTCCGGCGCGGCGTCCCAGCCGACGAGCGTGATCTTGCCGCTGAGCCCGCGCTGCTTCACGGCCTGCGAGGCTCCGATCACGGACGGCTCATTCGATCCGAAGATGCCGTCGAGGTCGGGATGGGCGGTGAGGATGTTGTTCGCGACCGTCAGGGCCTTGTTGGCGTCACTCCCGTCGGCCTGGTCGGCCACGAGTTCGAGACCCGGGTAGTCCTTCAGGCCGGTGGTGAAGCCCTTCTTGCGCTGGTCGTTGGTCATCGACCCGGGCTGGAACTCGATGAGGGCGACCGTTCCCTTGCCATCCAGGTACTGATTCATCAACTTGGCCACGTGCTTGGCGCCGGCGATGTTGTCGGCTCTTCGTGGTTCGTGGTGAAAGTGGCCCGCGCGTCGTAGGCGTGTGAGGGCTCGTGGTCCTGCTGTGATGGGTGTTGCGAGACATCCACAAGAGCAGAGGACCACGAGCTATGGACGAGTTTACTGGCTCGCAGCGTGATGCTGCGAGCACGATCTTCAATCTGTCTGACTACCGTGTCATCGACGCGATCGATCTTCCCGGCGGAGGCCGTCGGGTCGTGATCGAGTCACTCGCCCCGCCTGGCTGCCCGGCGTGTGGTGTGATCGCGGTGAAGATCCATTCCCGGCGCCGGCAGCGTCTGCGTGATCTGCCGATCGCGGGTGCGGTCGAGGTGTGGTGGGCCAAGCGGCGCTGGTTCTGCCGGGAAGAGCTGTGCGGGCGTGGCACGTTCGCCGAGTCCACCATCCAGGTCCCCAGGTTCGCCCGGTCCACTACGCGGCTGAAGAATCAGGTCGTGGCCGCGGTGGTCGACTCCGGTCGAGCCGCCAGCGAGGTTGCCCGCGCTCACGGGGTCTCATGGTGGCTGGTCCAATCGGCGCTGGCTGCCGCGGCGCTCGTCCTACCCGCCGCCGACGACTGGGTCGTGACGCGCTTGGGCATCGATGAGCACCGGTACCGGTCCGTGCGGTTCTTCCGTGATGAGCACGGGGCCTGGCGCCGGTTCGAGCCGTGGATGACGACCCTGGTCGACCTGGCCACAGGACAGGTCCTGGGCATCGTCGATGGCCGCGACAGCACGGGCGTGGGCGCGTGGCTCAGCGCCCGCCCACAGTCATGGCGGGACCGTATCGAGGTCGTCGCGATCGACCCCTCGGCCGCGTTCCGTAAGGCCCTGCGCGAGCACCTGCCCCACGCCGCGGTCTCGGTCGACAAGTTCCACCTCGTCAAACTCGCAGGCGACATGCTCACCAAGGTCCGCCAGCGCCTCGCCCGAGACCAGCACGGCCGCCGCGGGCGCAAGAGCGACGCGTCCTGGGCAC
The window above is part of the Pseudactinotalea sp. HY158 genome. Proteins encoded here:
- a CDS encoding substrate-binding domain-containing protein, with product MVLCSCGCLATPITAGPRALTRLRRAGHFHHEPRRADNIAGAKHVAKLMNQYLDGKGTVALIEFQPGSMTNDQRKKGFTTGLKDYPGLELVADQADGSDANKALTVANNILTAHPDLDGIFGSNEPSVIGASQAVKQRGLSGKITLVGWDAAPDEVKSLGTGEISALIVQNPFRMGFDSVVAMVQHIRNGVEVKSEDTGIYAVTTDNMNEEKYQAILDPSCSNPPLPDDDPWLQYVQ
- a CDS encoding glucose PTS transporter subunit EIIB, with amino-acid sequence MSKAEEILAALGGSTNVVELEPCITRLRVEVTDPGLVNEDALRASGAFGVVRSGRVVQVVVGPEADVLAENVRALRS
- a CDS encoding PTS glucose transporter subunit IIA — protein: MIAVLAPLAGEIVALASVPDTVFAEELVGPGRAIDPARSAGAAGEGAISVLAPVDGRVAVLHPHAFVIESGDAGILVHLGIDTVTLGGGPFRAHTAVGADVRAGDPLITWDLSALGALSPLVPVIALGAARVEQPAAPGTAVGPGERLFTLA
- a CDS encoding ISL3 family transposase, whose product is MDEFTGSQRDAASTIFNLSDYRVIDAIDLPGGGRRVVIESLAPPGCPACGVIAVKIHSRRRQRLRDLPIAGAVEVWWAKRRWFCREELCGRGTFAESTIQVPRFARSTTRLKNQVVAAVVDSGRAASEVARAHGVSWWLVQSALAAAALVLPAADDWVVTRLGIDEHRYRSVRFFRDEHGAWRRFEPWMTTLVDLATGQVLGIVDGRDSTGVGAWLSARPQSWRDRIEVVAIDPSAAFRKALREHLPHAAVSVDKFHLVKLAGDMLTKVRQRLARDQHGRRGRKSDASWAHRMLLLRGADTLSPRGWARLEKVFTDDDPTDELSAAWGVKEQLRRLLGADTLAQAWQERMRLGHYVQTANMAETDRLYETIVTWWEAIEVLIVTGATTAKVEAANTTIKNIKRTGRGFRNSANYKARILLASAARAAARTPITAGLSPRTA
- a CDS encoding ATP-binding cassette domain-containing protein, translated to MSNSTTVLGPLLQARKVSKRFGGLQALAEVDLEVRQGEHVALVGDNGAGKSTLVKILTGADTPDRGQVWFGGNIVHFHSPLDARRAGIETVYQTLALAEHLDVAANLFLGREEYRLRLGPFSVLNVKSMRSKARDILATTGVQIPDLHAPVLGMSGGQRQGVAIARAAGWGSRIIVLDEPTAALGVQETAKVEEIIRGLKRQGIAMLMISHNLRQVFDLVDTVWVLRHGRMVGHLETRDTKPEEVVAMITGVHEATGTDFA